The Drosophila biarmipes strain raj3 chromosome 2L, RU_DBia_V1.1, whole genome shotgun sequence genome has a window encoding:
- the LOC108029040 gene encoding fibrinogen C domain-containing protein 1-like isoform X2, producing the protein MLEDLDKKLERLELKKYPESCAESAESKLLIRLPGYIEAPFLVSCDQSSYGGGWTVLMRRTDGSEDFYRGWQDYKKGFGQLDNEFFLGLEKLHALTSFEAQELMVVLEDYDANVRHQHYDGFMIGPESNNFTLQTMGSNDGDAGDSFVHHRGMQFSTKDRKNDIDPSKSCAQFFRGAWWYYQCHLSALTGVYGDSSYGQGVFWQTWRGYNYSYKRAVMMIRPAAYSSKLTN; encoded by the exons ATGTTGGAAGACTTGGACAAAAAACTCGAGCGGCTGGAGCTCAAAAAATACCCAGAAAGCTGCGCCGAGTCAGCGGAGAGTAAGCTGCTGATCCGCCTGCCCGGCTACATTGAAGCCCCATTTTTGGTGTCCTGCGACCAGAGCAGCTACGGTGGAGGCTGGACTGTTTTGATGCGAAGAACCGACGGCAGCGAGGACTTCTACCGCGGTTGGCAGGACTACAAGAAGGGGTTCGGCCAGTTGGACAATGAGTTCTTCCTGGGGCTCGAGAAACTTCATGCGCTGACCTCCTTCGAGGCCCAAGAGCTGATGGTTGTCCTGGAGGACTACGATGCAAATGTACGCCACCAGCACTACGATGGCTTCATGATCGGCCCAGAGTCCAACAACTTCACCCTACAGACGATGGGCTCTAATGATGGGGACGCAGGAGACTCGTTCGTCCACCATCGGGGCATGCAGTTTAGCACTAAGGATCGCAAAAATGACATAGATCCAAGCAAGAGTTGTGCACAATTTTTCAGGGGTGCTTGGTGGTACTACCAGTGTCATTTGAG CGCCTTGACTGGTGTATATGGCGACAGTTCCTATGGACAAGGCGTGTTTTGGCAGACGTGGCGCGGCTATAATTACTCCTACAAACGTGCCGTCATGATGATAAGGCCGGCAGCTTACTCTTCCAAGCTAactaattga
- the LOC108029040 gene encoding fibrinogen C domain-containing protein 1-like isoform X1 codes for MSRFGTLCCLIVFNFSVVKNEGEVCSLLSICHNIADVKSEVAAVREMLEDLDKKLERLELKKYPESCAESAESKLLIRLPGYIEAPFLVSCDQSSYGGGWTVLMRRTDGSEDFYRGWQDYKKGFGQLDNEFFLGLEKLHALTSFEAQELMVVLEDYDANVRHQHYDGFMIGPESNNFTLQTMGSNDGDAGDSFVHHRGMQFSTKDRKNDIDPSKSCAQFFRGAWWYYQCHLSALTGVYGDSSYGQGVFWQTWRGYNYSYKRAVMMIRPAAYSSKLTN; via the exons ATGTCGCGTTTCGGAACACTATGCTGCCTgatcgtttttaatttttcagttGTGAAAAATGAAGGCGAAGTGTGTTCTCTCCTTTCAATCTGCCATAATATCGCCGACGTAAAGTCAGAGGTTGCAGCCGTGCg GGAAATGTTGGAAGACTTGGACAAAAAACTCGAGCGGCTGGAGCTCAAAAAATACCCAGAAAGCTGCGCCGAGTCAGCGGAGAGTAAGCTGCTGATCCGCCTGCCCGGCTACATTGAAGCCCCATTTTTGGTGTCCTGCGACCAGAGCAGCTACGGTGGAGGCTGGACTGTTTTGATGCGAAGAACCGACGGCAGCGAGGACTTCTACCGCGGTTGGCAGGACTACAAGAAGGGGTTCGGCCAGTTGGACAATGAGTTCTTCCTGGGGCTCGAGAAACTTCATGCGCTGACCTCCTTCGAGGCCCAAGAGCTGATGGTTGTCCTGGAGGACTACGATGCAAATGTACGCCACCAGCACTACGATGGCTTCATGATCGGCCCAGAGTCCAACAACTTCACCCTACAGACGATGGGCTCTAATGATGGGGACGCAGGAGACTCGTTCGTCCACCATCGGGGCATGCAGTTTAGCACTAAGGATCGCAAAAATGACATAGATCCAAGCAAGAGTTGTGCACAATTTTTCAGGGGTGCTTGGTGGTACTACCAGTGTCATTTGAG CGCCTTGACTGGTGTATATGGCGACAGTTCCTATGGACAAGGCGTGTTTTGGCAGACGTGGCGCGGCTATAATTACTCCTACAAACGTGCCGTCATGATGATAAGGCCGGCAGCTTACTCTTCCAAGCTAactaattga